The Lolium rigidum isolate FL_2022 chromosome 2, APGP_CSIRO_Lrig_0.1, whole genome shotgun sequence genomic interval AGAATTCTGGTATTACTCAAAATAAAGAAGTAAAACGAATCATCGTAATTCACATAAGTAATAATTTTATGATTTGGATTTATGTTATTTCAAACTAGTGTAAGCCACAAGGATTGAATTTGAATCGTGGAACTGATGAAACGGAAAGGTCAATCCAATTGCCAGGTTGTTCCAACTGGGGTCgacttctacaaaaaaaaaaattgactgaCATGTCTAAAATTTGAAAAGAATCTACCACTAGTACAAACCCTAAATCAAGGATATTAGATAACAGGAGTTAAATATTTCTATCGATTTTATAAAGCGAACTTCTTGATGAGCTCCTTTAGAAGAGAGGGGCTGGTTCTAAATATGTCGTCCAAGCTGTCACCCACCGTTATCTCTTTCAAATTAGTAGGAGTTTTGATGAACTCAAGGCAGACCTCCTTCAATCCATAACAGTTGTACCGCTCAGCTAGAGTAAATATATCCCTCGCCGAGCTCACGTCGATGTGTTCACACAATTTTTCTTCACATAGTACTTTCAGCCTTTGAAGATCGTATCTGTCCGCTGCTGCAAGCAAATGTTGCAGCCACAGTGCTTCCTGACCTTCCCCTTCCTCTACCATGTCATTCTCCATTTCGGGTAGTGAATCGGTGTAAATAAAGCTTATCAAGCCCTTAAACACTATTGCTTCCATGTCTTCTACGTGGATGACACTTGCTATCGTGCCCTCCTTCATGGGGCCAAATAGCTCTGCCTTGAAGACTGCGGACCGAGCTGCAAGGATGCACCTGTGGGCAGCAAACATGTCATCGCCAACCTTGAATGTCACGTCGGTTCCCTCCTTAGACTGCAGGAGATCGCTGATTTGTTGTTGCAGACAAAACGCCGGTACCTTGATGAAGAGGTCCACGGTGGTGGCAACGGCGAGGTCACATCGGATGGTGAAACAATCGTTCTTTAgatgctttgatttctcaagggCTTTGCTTTTCATAAATTTCTTGAAACCCCAAGATGGATGACTGCTCGAAAAGTTCTTTGGCTGGCATGCACGAATATATG includes:
- the LOC124689276 gene encoding BTB/POZ and MATH domain-containing protein 1-like, whose amino-acid sequence is MAFAGVSIVGDGEVVGHAINVSTASGYHLLVVNRYLHSKATTPNGKRIQSLTFMVGGHNWCIDCYPNGNRECANYVSLYLRLVDEHVAEALKVQFEFSFVDQLEKQNSTYIRACQPKNFSSSHPSWGFKKFMKSKALEKSKHLKNDCFTIRCDLAVATTVDLFIKVPAFCLQQQISDLLQSKEGTDVTFKVGDDMFAAHRCILAARSAVFKAELFGPMKEGTIASVIHVEDMEAIVFKGLISFIYTDSLPEMENDMVEEGEGQEALWLQHLLAAADRYDLQRLKVLCEEKLCEHIDVSSARDIFTLAERYNCYGLKEVCLEFIKTPTNLKEITVGDSLDDIFRTSPSLLKELIKKFAL